One genomic segment of Emcibacter sp. SYSU 3D8 includes these proteins:
- a CDS encoding DUF808 domain-containing protein: protein MASGLAALLDDIAGIAKLAAASIDDIGAAASKAGSKAVGVVVDDTAVTPAYATGFTPDRELPIIWKIARGSLRNKLLFLLPGAVALSAFAPWAVTPLLMIGGAYLCFEAAEKIIEAFGHHGDVEELEDLALSSAELEAEKVAGAIRTDFILSAEIMAIALSSVADKSLAVQAAALAVVGVALTVVVYGAVGFIVKMDDIGLHLSQRGHPLMRWTGRMLLKAMPPLLTGLTIVGTAAMLWVGGGIIVHGLEHFHLEAIPHLVHQFSDWAGGVPGVGAVTGWTAFALGSAMVGFVIGCVIVGAMHVLPRRSKGKDMPPPTAA from the coding sequence ATGGCTTCTGGTCTCGCCGCTCTGCTGGACGACATCGCTGGCATCGCCAAGCTTGCTGCAGCCTCCATCGACGACATCGGCGCCGCCGCCAGCAAGGCGGGCAGCAAGGCCGTTGGCGTGGTGGTCGACGACACCGCCGTAACCCCGGCCTACGCGACGGGATTCACCCCCGACCGCGAGTTGCCGATCATCTGGAAGATCGCGCGCGGGTCGTTGCGCAACAAGCTGCTGTTCCTGCTGCCGGGCGCGGTGGCGCTCAGCGCGTTCGCGCCCTGGGCGGTAACGCCGCTGCTGATGATCGGCGGCGCCTATCTGTGCTTCGAGGCGGCCGAGAAGATCATCGAGGCTTTCGGCCACCACGGCGACGTTGAGGAACTCGAGGATCTGGCGCTCAGTTCCGCCGAGCTGGAGGCCGAGAAGGTCGCGGGCGCGATCCGGACGGACTTCATTCTGTCGGCTGAAATCATGGCCATCGCCCTCTCCAGCGTGGCGGACAAGTCACTGGCGGTCCAGGCGGCCGCGCTGGCGGTCGTCGGCGTCGCGCTTACCGTGGTGGTCTATGGCGCCGTCGGCTTCATCGTGAAGATGGACGATATCGGGCTGCACCTGTCGCAGCGCGGTCATCCGTTGATGCGCTGGACAGGCCGGATGCTGCTGAAGGCCATGCCGCCGCTGCTGACCGGCCTGACGATCGTGGGTACCGCCGCCATGTTGTGGGTCGGCGGCGGCATCATCGTTCACGGCCTCGAGCATTTCCACCTGGAGGCCATTCCCCATCTGGTGCACCAATTCTCTGATTGGGCGGGCGGGGTCCCCGGAGTTGGCGCCGTTACCGGATGGACCGCCTTTGCGCTCGGCTCTGCCATGGTCGGTTTCGTCATCGGCTGCGTCATCGTCGGCGCGATGCACGTCCTGCCGCGCCGCTCGAAGGGCAAGGATATGCCGCCGCCGACCGCTGCCTGA
- a CDS encoding nuclear transport factor 2 family protein, whose translation MNRRLGSYARMIAMTCALTGLAAMPAARAEQASGAAAPSAQALQELLDKQAIAEVMMTYCRALDHLDEPLLRSVFHPDSQHNHGFKGPSSDPAAKSEPGKPGDFVAYALQALTRMTRTHHQLGNIFVEVHGDVAYTEAYFTAYHRMRAKGDPKAGSDAYETQMDLFVSGRYMDRMEKRNGVWKIARRTATTDWERLEPPSPLSYARVPPELRSYQSREDFVYRRKDVYGD comes from the coding sequence ATGAACCGGAGACTCGGCAGCTACGCAAGAATGATCGCCATGACGTGCGCCCTCACGGGACTTGCGGCGATGCCGGCGGCGCGGGCCGAACAGGCATCCGGCGCCGCAGCGCCCAGCGCGCAGGCGTTGCAGGAGTTGCTCGACAAGCAGGCCATCGCCGAAGTGATGATGACCTATTGCCGGGCCCTCGATCATCTGGACGAGCCGTTGCTTCGTTCGGTGTTCCATCCGGATTCGCAGCACAATCACGGCTTCAAGGGCCCGAGTTCGGACCCCGCCGCCAAATCCGAGCCCGGCAAGCCCGGCGACTTCGTCGCCTATGCCCTGCAGGCGCTGACGCGGATGACCCGCACCCATCACCAGCTCGGCAATATCTTCGTCGAGGTGCATGGCGACGTGGCCTACACCGAGGCCTATTTCACCGCCTACCACCGCATGCGGGCCAAAGGCGACCCGAAGGCCGGATCGGACGCCTATGAGACCCAGATGGATCTGTTCGTGAGCGGCCGTTACATGGACCGGATGGAAAAACGCAACGGCGTCTGGAAGATCGCCCGCCGCACAGCGACCACCGACTGGGAGCGTCTGGAGCCGCCCTCGCCGCTGAGTTATGCCCGGGTGCCGCCCGAGCTGCGCTCGTACCAGAGCAGGGAAGATTTTGTCTACCGCCGGAAGGACGTTTACGGCGATTAG
- a CDS encoding DUF4169 family protein, translating to MTNVVNLRQARKARTRTEAEAKAAANRVLHGRTKVQKQAGKAEAQKLARMLDGIKRDE from the coding sequence ATGACCAACGTTGTCAATCTCAGGCAGGCTCGCAAGGCCCGGACCCGTACCGAAGCCGAGGCGAAAGCCGCCGCCAACCGCGTTCTGCACGGCCGGACCAAGGTGCAGAAGCAGGCGGGGAAGGCCGAAGCCCAGAAGCTCGCGCGGATGCTGGACGGCATCAAACGAGACGAATGA